TGGTGAACTGAAGAACTGGTGACCTCACCACTGCGAGAGCATGTGTTGGATTAACGGCTGGGTCTaagccttttttttttggggtttTATTATGGGGAAAGCGTAGCTTTATGGGTGTCTATGGCTTCGTTGAGCCCGGTTCTAAAGGGGATTTGTGCAGATCTGCTCTCATGCAAAGTTGATGATCTTTCACAAATGGGTTCCGTGATGGGATCGCTAAGAATTTTCTTTGCACGTACATGAAGAATTTCATTTCATTTATGTAACCATACGTTGCTCTTACAACCTTAGATCATGGTGTACTGCACATAACCACATAATGATTGATGCGTTCATCTTTGAATTTCACTAAtaatattttagtatttttgatTCTGGATGTCCCTTCAATCGAAGGGGACAAAAGTGTTGCAATCCTAGCACTAGATTTCATAGCCTTGATTTTGGTCACACGACAGGTCAAATATTCATTCTTCTTCAAGCTCCTTAATTAACTGCACTCCCTTGAATTGCAGGCAATCAACACGAATTCTCTAGCTTTCTCCCCAGTGAAGAAGGGTAACACATTCCTCCGCCTGCAACCAGTGCCTATGAGATCTGTTTCCTGCGCTGTAAGTTTCGTACTTGACCTTACAATACACAATACATTTAGTGAGGTTTGTTATCATAACAAAGCTAGTGAATTTCTAGAGTTACTGCTTCTGTGCATTATTGCGACAAAGCTATTGACTTCCTAATCTGCCGTGTCTGTGGATCTCAACTGAACTAGTAATCTATACTAAGAGTCAGGAATCACCAAAGTTCCTTATTGTTTAGAGTGTTTTCTTCCCTTGCCTTTGTTCTGGAATTCAAGGAAAAAAATGGTTCTACTTATATTTGCTCCTAGTGTTGTTGCATTGCTCTTGATCTAGCAAGATAGCCATACTTCCAGTGACACCTTTTTTTTCAATGTATATTTGCTTAAACTGCAAACATAATGACATTTCAAATTATGGATTGTGACAGGCCAAGAAGGATACAGTGGACAAGGTTTGTGAAATTGTAAAGAAGCAGCTTGCTCTTCCTGACAACACTGATGTTTGTGGTGAATCCAAATTCTCTGAACTTGGCGCGGATTCACTGGACACGGTAAATCACAACATTTCTTGCTGATGCCATCTATAGTCACTTTTTAAATGATTTTGTGATGGAAATGTGTGATTGTTAAATCCTTCAATTTATACGTTAGCCTAATGCAACTACATTGtaccatttttttatttttcctgAACATAGACTGCAAACTGTATGTAGCCTATGACCTATCCACTTCATACTTCGGAACTTTGTTGATAAGCCATGACTGGAAGTGtttgttgatttattgtgagagaaaaacactgctgaatggctggcagattcCACACTAATGCAGATTCCACACTCCTTCAGAATATTGTCAGTCAGTCTGTAATTTTTTATTACCTATAAGGACCAGAGAAGCTCTTCGAAAGAATGTTATGCTAGTATCACAGATAATGTATACTCCCTCCCACCCAGGATGAATCAACTTCTAGAGTTGTCAAAACTCAAATAtttcttaagtttgaccaatttTATACAAAAATGTACTAACATCTCTAACAACAAAAAAGCATAACATGGAAATATATTTCATTTTGTATCTAACTATACTAATTTTGTGTCATAAATATCAAACTTTTTTCTATCAAATTCAGCCAAACTTGATAAAAAAAAGTAGACTTAGGATAACTCTAGAAATGGATTTATTCAGGCTTGAGGGAGGGGATCTAATTTGATAGATGGAATGGCTTGCTCttttggatattttttttcTGAAGATTTTACTAAATGTCCTTCCAAATTCGTCACAGGTTGAGATTGTGATGGGCCTCGAGGAGCACTTCGACATTAGCGTGGAGGAGTCCAGCGCGCAGACAATCGCAACCGTTGAAGATGCGGCTGACCTCATCGACAAGCTTGTTGCTGGGAAGGCATAGATCTGTATCTCCTACCATTGTCCTACCACTCTATGTCTCTCCATTTGATCTAGGTTTCTGTGGTCTGAAGACTTGGTGATTTTCTCCGCACTGCTGTTGTTATGCCCGTGTGGTAATAATACGAGATGTTTTATTAAGCGGTTGAACATTACGGTGGTGTAATCTGTTACTGCTAAGGTGCATTGTTGTATGAATTGTTTCTCCCTCAGAAGAAGAATCACACAATCCGGGATTCTACGATGACTGAAAGTATGGTACTAAAAAGTTATGGCTACTGTTGAATGATTGTTGATAAGTTAAGTGAACATAATATGGCAGAGTACTTTTTTATATAGGAAACCAGGCTGACTACATATTTTTTTAGATGGAAACAGCTCCATTAATCAACAAGAAAAATCATCGGTTACATGAGGTACAAGTTGTGGGCAATCTTTTATACGAGAATAAAACTTACAAAATCGAAAGCCATTCTTATCCCCATAAACAACGGCCCCAATTCAGCTCTGGGGTAAACAATGCGAGCGCCGAGCAGCAGATTCTGTGCAACAGTTTCAGTCATCACCCAGATTCTGTGCATCAGTTTCGATCATCACCCGTTGCATACCCAGGGTCCAGGAAGATTTGTCACCCGTTGCACTTGCATACCCCATACAGGAAGGTTGTCAGTTCGAGGCAAAAAGGATGCAATTTTATGACTTGTAAATATATTCCATAATTTATCGAACTCCCATTTGTAGATGCCAAACATACCACAATATTTTTGCTTAATCAAATCCTAAATTTTTTGCTAAAAGGCTGGCTCCATAGCCATTTGGACCTAGTGCAACATCACTCTTCATTCCAAACACAACTTGCTTTTTAAAAAGATTTAATCAAATCAGTGCCATCCTCCAAAGTTTTTTTTAATCCTTCCCCAAATGACTATGCCAATATTCCTTGTTTCGGAGCCTCCAAACAATTGCTCATAGTATTGAACCACGTGATTCATGATTTAATCGATAATCTGGCCTATTCAGTGTCGAGATGAATCACCGTTCCTTTCCTACTTTCATTGGCATGTTGATGGAAATCTTGAATTTGAGTCCACTAAAGTTAGCCAACATTTGCCTATCCTCTATCTCCAATAGATATCTTCCATGAGGTAAGTGTGCTCTAACTATTTCTCAACTTCATACCTATAAACCTATTCACGTGAAAAAAAATCTACTTTCACATTCTTTATCCATGTGCCTAAGCTCCCCCATGAGCATATTCTTATGTTATTTATGCCCTCCTCTGAATGTTCCACCCTGTCAAGTGCGTCATTAGCATATATAGGCATCGATGACAACAGTCTAGAGGGTAGCTATGCTCACAACACCTTTCTTTTGCCTCGCTCTACCCATTTCTTGCTCACCAAATCTTGGAATTTGAGTTTCATCATCTATTGCTACTCTAAGAAGAAATAGTGTCATCTAATAAGCTATCCCCGTTATATAACTATGATTGGGGTGTCGTTAGATTCTACCCTAAGGAGAGGGGGGAGGGGGGAGAGAGGAAATTTACCTACCAACTTGAAGGAAACAACACCCTATCAAGATTCACTATCATTGGGTGCTCTTGCTTATTTGTCTAGGACTCTAGGTGAAACCTATTAGGAATTTAGGAAAAAATAATTTTAATTTAATCTGAAGATAAGATATAAGCAAGATGATCATCATATCAAATATGTGTTTACATGAATAAAATATATTCATCATAAGGATAGCATTGACTGGCATGCATGATAACAAATATGTCTTTATCTAAGCAAAGCATGATCATCATATACGTAGTGCTAATCATAAAAAATCTTGAGACAACGAACTTAACAGGAAGGTTAAGAACATTATACCCAACGGCAGAGCAGGATGCACCCGAAAGCGACATGGTGCCTGTTGACATAGTCAACCTGCTCGGTGCAGTGCAGTAAGGAAGCCGTGCAGATGATCACCACGAGGAAGACAAACAGCAACACGTCATGCCAGGAACAAGGAGAGAATGAAGCGAGTAGTCGTGCCGCTTATGGACCCTCCCCAAAAATATAGGCTTTCCCAGTAGAGATGGGTGAAGGCCAATTATTCTTGATATAGACAACCGAGAAGAAGAGAGGAAGAGCCAATTGGCAGGAGGCAAAGAaaagtcggagaggaagagccaTTTGGCAGGAGGAAAAGAAAAGCCAAAGGTCGATTACAGAATGGAGTTAGACGTCATAGGTGGGAGGAACTCCTGTCATGAAAGCCAACTCGAGCCATTCATTAAAATGAGCAGCTCCCCACGTGAGCAACTCCTAATCATAATTTGAGTGACGGAACGGGCTTTACTCGTATGCTGCTAGATATGAGGAGGCAAAGAAAAGCCAAGCTGAAGAGGAAAAGCCATTTGGCAGGAGGAAAAGAAAAGCCAAAGATCGGTTACGAACTAGATTAGAGTTAGACGTCATAGGTGGGAGGTACTCCTGCCATGAAAGCCAACTCAAGCCATCCATTAAAATGAGCAGCTCCCCACGCGAGCAACTCCTCATCTAAACATGACGATGGCCCGGCTGGTGACCCGTGTGGCTCCCATCCATTCTTCTCTCAACTTCTCAATATAGCCAATTAAGATTGAAACATGCTTACTAAATTATTTAATGTGCATTATTTGAGCCATATGATTTATTGGACTAATAAATATTATATGGGCCAAGTCCAAAATATCTAACAAAACCAAAGAGTGACGAAGTGTATTGAACTTTGGACAAGTTCAAAAGTTACTCAACTAAGTTAGTGTACTGCTTTATAAAGGGGTCCATAGTTCCCCCGATAAGATGATTTGGAAAACTACCTCACTCTCAAGTCAAAGTATGCATGTTGCAAGCTTTTCATAACAAGTTACAATGTGCTATATCTCTGAGAAAAAAAGGAAGGAAAGGAAGTTCCAAATATAATGTGGCGTGCAATAAAGCTAACACTCTGAATCACGTCCTTTCTGAGTATTCGACAGGCATTTGGTTGGATGGATTCCAATATACGCAAGATTGTCATGGAAGTGTACGTGGATTTTATTTCCCCCTGAGTACCCTGCAAATATGAAGACTGTTATTATAAATGTACAGATTAGTATGCGCGACTAGAAAATTAAAAACACACAAGATAAAGATCAAATTCATGAATTACGACCCAATACCACGCCATGCCATTTCCATCAAGCACTTGCAGCTAAACCTCGAGGCTCGCGCACAAATAGATGGGGTCCAAAGTCGCAGGCCCTAAAAAGTTCGCAGAGGACTATGGGAGTATCgaaaaaattacaaaagcaaTTGTGATCTTGCTGTCATATGggattataaaaataataattgacATAATGCAAACACCGGGCGTTTGGTCTAGTGGTATGATTCTCGCTTTGGGTGCGAGAGGTCGCGAGTTCGATTCTCGCAACGCCCCTtttttattattgtttgtattgatttttagtttttttatctgATTTGATGAGTCATTATTAGTCAAGCGACCCAGcgttcttttgttttaaatgattttaaatttacTTGTTTGATTTGATGAATCGTTATTAGTCAAGCGACCCAACGTTCTTTTGTTTTaactgattttttgtttttttatttgagttttcTCTGGTTCTCGTTTCTAAAATAATGTTTTTTAAGAATATGGATGGTGCTTCAAATAGATGTCCATGGTTCTTATATTTAATTCATTATTAAGTTGGACTAAAGAAGAACTGCGAATATTCATTTGGAGTATCATCCTTATTCTTAATGTTTTAGCCTTTTTTCTGCGAAAATATGTCAACCTATCATGCATTCACCTGGCGACCTGGATACTTGTGGCTCTGAGATTTATACAACAATTATATCGTATATGTTCTAAGCATTTTGGAACCAAACTCTGTCTATGTGCTATTCGAAATGTGGTCTTGCTTTAGATTTGGATTGTGCATGGCAAAAGTGAAACGTGATCCTGTATTGAATTTGGATTCGAAATGTTTGAATGGCAAAAGTGAAAGGCGGACAGGGGCATGCTAGAGTGTGTTGGAATAGGAGAAAGAAATTTCGTAGAAAACCAAAAAGGAGAAGCTggccccctacatatgtgttaCCTTTTTCCATTTCTATAAACTTTAAGAGACAAAATTTTACTAATTAATTTTCCATATGCGTTattaatagtgaatatgaatattTAATTTAAGTCAATGTTGGTAATAATATTATGATATCCTAAGTTTGTGTCAAATTAAAACATATTCTTAAGTTTTTTTGCTTCTACTGCAAAGCACAAACATatttgcttcaaaatatatcatAACTTTAACTCCCATAATATCCAAGTGTTGATATAGTTAAATATCTTTTTCGTTCTTCCTTTGAAAATTCATAAAAACTTGTAATTCTAACGTGGGGGGCCTCGTTGTATAGGTATAGCCTGGGGTAGAACAAATTTCTCATCTCAAGTTTTAATATAACAAGTTCTGTTTTCCAATCTAATAAAAAAGATGCAATAATAACTTGGTGGTGAAACAATTATCAAGTGTCCAAAGGCTCATGTTGTTCTCTCTTTTATTCTGTTTTTGCATTTATTTTGTGTGAGCATATTCCCTTAACCtgccaaagaaaaaaaatatactcTCTTGAATCAGAAAACGAAAACTCAAACCTAGCGGTGAAAAAAAAataggaaacaaaaaaaaaaacaggcgGTGGGAAAAAAGGGAAACAAAAAACCGAtaggtaaaaaaaagaaaacaaaattatTCTTACGTAtctaataatttttttaaatactttgactctctaagaaagttgaaatgacttataatttagtatAATTTAGAATAAAGAGAGTATTAGGTAGAGATAAACTCGGATTCATAAGTaaggaattatgtcagatacaCAATAATACATCTGTCAGTTAGTCCACTAGGCTATATATTATTGCTATTATTAATCACCAAATTGACATCTGCATACATGTTGCTCATCAAATTAACaatctacatatatatatggtaTGTATAAAGCTTACATTGAGAACCGACCATCTGTTCCCCACCCAGAGCCACGAATGGATGTTCCGATCGACGAGGTCTCCGGTCAGATCATCGTCCCATGGTACAGCTACAGCAGCATCCAGAACGCACAAGGAAAGACGACGACGGGAGCTATAGCTAGCCGAAGCCGACGGTGACTGGATTACTGCGCGGAGGCACTGGGCGCCCTCTTGGAGCACTTGGCCTGCACGGCGAGCGTGGCGGTGGTGCCGGGGCAGTTGACGTCGCCGCCGTAGACGTCGGCGGACACGGGCAGCGTGCAGGTGCGCTTGCCGAGGCAGGACTTCTCCACCACCTCCTTGGCGCGCGGCGTGTGGCAGCTGCCGATGGTGTAGTTGCCGCAGATGCCCACGGGGTTGCCGTAGCTCGCGAACACCACCTGCTGGATGAGCTTCTTGGGCGGGCACGTCAGCGTCGCCCGGGCCTTGAGGTCGTCGGCGGTCGCCGTGATCTGGCTGTCCTTGCGCTCCCACGACTTGATGTGCGCCGGATTCCGCTCCGAGATGTAGGTGCAGATGTTGTCGCGCTTCACCGTCAGGATCATGATCGCGTCCGGCCGCCCGAACTCCTCCTCGAACAGCACCAGCACGTTGTCCTTCGGCCGCAAGAAGGACCGGGGGATGTGGTACCTGCACCcatgcatatatacatatatatatatatatagtcgacAGAAGCTATAAGAACTACGTACAGCTAGAGCTAGCAAATCACTAGGACGAGCTTAGAGCTTACAGCTGCTGCGATGGCCGGCCGAGGGCGTGCTTGTAGGACATCCAGTAGCGACCGATGCCCTGGCCATTGACATACATCATGCCCTTGCCCATCGTGCTCATATCCAGCACGATCGGGTCCTCTCCCGACGGCATGTCGAAGTGCCTCTgacaaaacacacacacacaacatgAACATGTTGTTTTAACAGAGAAGCGATCGAAGCGCACGCACAGACACACACGCAACGATTGTCGTGATGAGCTATAGTTTACCTTATACCAGGTGAGCGGCTTGTCGTTGACGGCCGGCTTCCAGGTGACGCTGGCCATGCCCTTCTCGGTGTAGATCTCCTTCTGCTCGCCGACGAGGCCGACGATGTGGCCCCAGCCGTTATTCGTCAGGTCCAGCGTGCCCGCGTTCAGGCCCGTGATCTGCACCCTGTCGACGCCGGCCAGACGGTGCTCCAGGTAAGCGCCACTGTCCTGAAACAATCGTTTCCAACCGGATCGGAGCCTGATCTCAACCAAGAACCAATGCTCTCCGATGCGGCATATATATGCACAGCTGATGAATCTAACAATCCACACCCACCATCATTCCCATCGACGATGCCAAGACGGCGACGTGATTCACGCCCTTTTTCAGCTCCATGGGCTTCTCCAGCGTGAACGCCTTGTTCATCTTGGTCCCGTGCCCACATCCtgcacacacatgtatatatacatacagtGGTGTTCATTCAGCTTCTTTCTAGCTCCTCAACTATTGCTGCAGTCTGTAAACCAACTTGTATTACCTGCGAATTTGTTGTTAACAAACGCCACGCTGGCGTGCCCATGGCTGTTGACCTCGACCACCGTCTTGATGTCACGGCGGATCGGCATGTCGTCCGGCTCCAACTTGAAGCTGTTGCACACACAGGCAGGCATGCGTCGTCGACACTCAGAACACCCACACATACATGACACCAACTTGAAGCTTTGAAGCAAGCAACCGCGCACCTGGAGGTGTACCAGACGTAGTCGGTCTTGTCCTTGGTGAGGTTGTAGAGATCGGCAGCCTTGCGCGTCCTGATCTTGGCCTGCTTGTACTTGGGcaccttctcctcgtcgaacaTCTGCCACACGTTGTTCTGATTCGTCTGGTCCGCGAAGTGGAACGTCCTCTGGTTGTGCTGCGCGTTCACGTGCTGGGTGCCGAAGACGACCGTCTTGCAGTCGGCGAGGATGCTGATGGAGTGGCGCGGCACGAAGTAGGGCTGGCCCCGGAACGTCAGCGTCACGTCGTCCTTGGTGTTGTGGTTGGAAAGGAACGCCACGCACACCTTCTGCTCCGGTATCTCAAACACCCTCGCCTCGAGCTGCTTGCCCAGCTTCTCCGTCGACGGCTTACCCCAGAGCAGGGCCTTCTTGCACAGCTTCAGCGCCAGGTGCAGGTCCCTCAGATGGCCCCATTTAGGCTCCTTGTACAGACCTGAATGAATATATAGTCCATCAACAAGCAGGTGGGGATGTAGTTCTTCAGAGTTCACAACTAGCAAACTGATCGATTGCAATCAGCTACTACTGTCAATGCCGTCGTCTCACCGAATTCATCGAGAGGTGCCTCGTCGTAGTATTTTGGCATCACAAATGCAGCAGCTGTCCTTCCAAAGTTTGTTCCACCATGGTACTGTTCAGAGTTTCAAACAAAGCATATGTAATGCAACCGTGCGGTTCAGCGACAACAGTCTCATCCTAATGAAGGTGTAATGGAGCTTTCTTTTTGTTATTTCTTTTCATACTACAGTTGAGTACCATGTAATAGTTTGTCATAGTACCGCCCACAGAGAAGAAGCGCGCCACGGCGAACGCAATGTCCTCAGCAGAACGCTGGGATGGTGGGTCACCGAATACTCTGTACCTGTTTACATACACCAAGGAAATGATTTGGTTTGCGATGAAGGTTTCTGCGAACGAAGTGATATGGACAGTGATGATCTAGCTAGTTGAACAATGGTAGGTTAATTGTTTTTATTTTGAACAATGGTAGGTTAATGGATGACTATTGCCAGAAGAAGGAGCTTACTGTGCTGTCCAGTTCTCAGTCCACAAGAGGGGCATGGTCTTGTTCATTGGACCTGGCCATGTATCTCCACAGTTTCTCCCATTGCAGGTAGGAATCtacacaagaagaagaagaagaaaaaaaccaGCATGTTATTGCTGGTGTCTTTCCAAAGTAGTACAAATTTATCTCAAAAGGCTATCAATTTGACGGTCTGACGATGTAGTATAACAACTACTGAACTTTGTTATTCTCAAACTCTGAAATGTTATCTGAATGCTAAGCCTATAAGGATTAACCCCAGTTTGTTGAAGAGGGAAGCACAACATATATatttggtaaaaaaaaaatgaaagttACCACATCACCAGGAGCTTTGGTCTGCTTGCACATGATCCATGGTATGCCGATGTTGGTGCCGATGGCCATCTGCGCAGCCCAGTGGATGTACTTGGTGCCCTCCTCTTTGAACGCCGCTTCCAAATGCTGATACTCATTCTCGATCTGGCAGGCAGATTTGGGCACAGACATTTCGTCAGAAATGAGCATATGTAATGACCAGAGAACCGTTCATCAGGCCATGCCTAAAAGACAGAAAGGGTTTATATGTAACCAAAAAGAAACCTCAAGAGGAAGAGGCTGCTGCAAACAGTTTTTGACTGTCTAACCTGTGCTAGAATGATGGGCCCTCCTTGTGAGGCGAAAAGGTTGGCATCCTTAAGCCTTTTTATTACGATCTTCACAAACGTCTCCATGTGCATCTGTGCAAAAGAAATCAACAGGTCACACAGATTGTCAACTTCTGGTAACTTCATCATGCATGGCTGATGTTTGCCACATGCACAGTTAGTTATTTTGGTCATCAGATATACAGTGATCACGTACGTACCTTGTATGGCTCGTTGTTCGTCCGGAACACAATGTCAGGGATCTCCCTTAGCCAATAGGGCAGCCCTCTGACAAAGAATTGGTACAGAacaaaaagaaatgaaaaaaaaaagtcagaACAGAACTGAAGAAAACGGAAAGACTTTTGGAAGATGATAGCAAATTCTAATGATTAGAGCGACTGAGGAAAGAGATGTGGAAGGCACATGAACAAACCCATGGTTCCATTCTGCCTGGATGAAGGGCCCGAGCCGGACCATGGCGAACATGTCGTGCTCCTGGATCAGCTTGAAGAACTTCACCATGTCGTACCGCCCCTCAAAGTTGAACTGCAAGGAACGCGTGTCGGCGTGTGTGTGTTAACCAATTGATCGATGGAGGGATCGGGCGTCGTGTCGATCGCGCCATGAGTCCCCTCGCATTCTCATTCTCCGATCTGATCATCGAATCGAGAGATTAATTTGCTACTCCGACCGATTACTCCTTACCTGTCCCTTCTCGGGCTCGTGGATGTTCCAGAAGACGTAGGTCTCGATGGTGTTGAGCCCGCCCTCCTTGGCCTTGGCGATGAGCTCCGGCCACATGTCCGGCGGGCTCCGCGGGTAGTGGATGGACCCGGAGAAGAAGATCTCCCGGCGGCCGTCGACCATGAGCGAGCGCCGGTCGTAGCTGATCACGGTGCCGTTCTTGGTCAGCTGCcacgccgccgcggcgccgggggcgagcgccgccgccagcgcgGCGACCACGACGAGCGCCGCGGCGAGCCGGACGCGGTGGGACATGTCGACATGCATGCGTCCGGGGGCACGGGGAGGGGAGACCGGGACGGGACGGGACAGCGGACGAGGTGGGGGGCCGGAGCGAggcggggagagagagagactaaGGGCTAGGGGTTCGCGGGCCCTAGTAGTAGCGATCCTGAAATAGGAAGGGCGCGGGAAGGGAGGGGCCCGGAGGCCGCAGCGGGAGGGCGAGCGGCCGCCCGGGAACGCCGGGCGCCGCGGGCGGGTTCCACCAGACCGACGCGTGGGCGCGTGCGCGGGTGGAACAACGGCTGC
This window of the Sorghum bicolor cultivar BTx623 chromosome 7, Sorghum_bicolor_NCBIv3, whole genome shotgun sequence genome carries:
- the LOC8057845 gene encoding beta-galactosidase 11, coding for MHVDMSHRVRLAAALVVVAALAAALAPGAAAAWQLTKNGTVISYDRRSLMVDGRREIFFSGSIHYPRSPPDMWPELIAKAKEGGLNTIETYVFWNIHEPEKGQFNFEGRYDMVKFFKLIQEHDMFAMVRLGPFIQAEWNHGGLPYWLREIPDIVFRTNNEPYKMHMETFVKIVIKRLKDANLFASQGGPIILAQIENEYQHLEAAFKEEGTKYIHWAAQMAIGTNIGIPWIMCKQTKAPGDVIPTCNGRNCGDTWPGPMNKTMPLLWTENWTAQYRVFGDPPSQRSAEDIAFAVARFFSVGGTMTNYYMYHGGTNFGRTAAAFVMPKYYDEAPLDEFGLYKEPKWGHLRDLHLALKLCKKALLWGKPSTEKLGKQLEARVFEIPEQKVCVAFLSNHNTKDDVTLTFRGQPYFVPRHSISILADCKTVVFGTQHVNAQHNQRTFHFADQTNQNNVWQMFDEEKVPKYKQAKIRTRKAADLYNLTKDKTDYVWYTSSFKLEPDDMPIRRDIKTVVEVNSHGHASVAFVNNKFAGCGHGTKMNKAFTLEKPMELKKGVNHVAVLASSMGMMDSGAYLEHRLAGVDRVQITGLNAGTLDLTNNGWGHIVGLVGEQKEIYTEKGMASVTWKPAVNDKPLTWYKRHFDMPSGEDPIVLDMSTMGKGMMYVNGQGIGRYWMSYKHALGRPSQQLYHIPRSFLRPKDNVLVLFEEEFGRPDAIMILTVKRDNICTYISERNPAHIKSWERKDSQITATADDLKARATLTCPPKKLIQQVVFASYGNPVGICGNYTIGSCHTPRAKEVVEKSCLGKRTCTLPVSADVYGGDVNCPGTTATLAVQAKCSKRAPSASAQ
- the LOC8058033 gene encoding acyl carrier protein 3, chloroplastic, whose translation is MASIAGSSALSFARPVKAINTNSLAFSPVKKGNTFLRLQPVPMRSVSCAAKKDTVDKVCEIVKKQLALPDNTDVCGESKFSELGADSLDTVEIVMGLEEHFDISVEESSAQTIATVEDAADLIDKLVAGKA